One region of Polynucleobacter sp. SHI8 genomic DNA includes:
- the ruvX gene encoding Holliday junction resolvase RuvX produces MHTFLAFDFGTKNIGVAVGNSIMRQAQPLKTIQHKNVDVVFQVIQKLVKEWEVTHFVVGLPTHPDGAEHEMTHRAKRFGNQLNGRLNLPVQWVDERYTSAVAENHLGDIDSQAAVLILEQYFQETPD; encoded by the coding sequence TGGAGTTGCCGTGGGCAACTCCATCATGCGTCAAGCACAGCCTTTAAAAACCATTCAACATAAAAATGTAGATGTCGTATTTCAGGTCATTCAAAAGTTGGTGAAAGAGTGGGAAGTCACACATTTTGTCGTTGGTTTGCCAACCCATCCAGATGGTGCAGAACATGAGATGACCCATCGCGCAAAGCGTTTTGGCAATCAGTTAAACGGTAGACTAAACCTACCTGTGCAATGGGTTGATGAGAGATATACATCGGCGGTAGCGGAGAATCACCTGGGTGATATTGATAGTCAGGCGGCGGTATTGATACTTGAGCAGTATTTTCAAGAAACTCCTGATTAG